A stretch of the Macaca mulatta isolate MMU2019108-1 chromosome 14, T2T-MMU8v2.0, whole genome shotgun sequence genome encodes the following:
- the API5 gene encoding apoptosis inhibitor 5, whose translation MPTVEELYRNYGILADATEQVGQHKDAYQVILDGVKGGTKEKRLAAQFIPKFFKHFPELADSAINAQLDLCEDEDVSIRRQAIKELPQFATGENLPRVADILTQLLQTDDSAEFNLVNNALLSIFKMDAKGTLGGLFSQILQGEDIVRERAIKFLSTKLKTLPDEVLTKEVEELILTESKKVLEDVTGEEFVLFMKILSGLKSLQTVSGRQQLVELVAEQADLEQTFNPSDPDCVDRLLQCTRQAVPLFSKNVHSTRFVTYFCEQVLPNLGTLTTPVEGLDIQLEVLKLLAEMSSFCGDMEKLETNLRKLFDKLLEYMPLPPEEAENGENAGNEEPKLQFSYVECLLYSFHQLGRKLPDFLTAKLNAEKLKDFKIRLQYFARGLQVYIRQLRLALQGKTGEALKTEENKIKVVALKITNNINVLIKDLFHIPPSYKSTVTLSWKPVQKVEIGQKRASEDTTSGSPPKKSSAGPKRDARQIYNPPSGKYSSNLGNFNYEQRGAFRGSRGGRGWGTRGNRSRGRLY comes from the exons CATAAAGATGCCTATCAAGTGATACTGGATGGTGTGAAAGGTGGTACTAAGGAAAAACGATTAGCAGCTCAATTTATTCCAAAATTCTTTAAGCATTTTCCAGAATTGGCTGATTCTGCTATCAATGCACAGTTAGACCTCTGTGAGGATGAAGATGTATCT ATTCGACGTCAAGCAATTAAAGAACTGCCTCAATTTGCCACTGGAGAAAATCTTCCTCGAGTGGCAGATATATTAACGCAACTTTTGCAGACAG atgACTCTGCAGAATTTAACCTAGTGAACAATGCCCtgttaagtatatttaaaatggatGCAAAAG GGACTTTAGGTGGGTTGTTCAGCCAAATACTTCAAGGAGAGGACATTGTTAGAGAACGAGCAATTAAATTCCTTTCTACGAAACTTAAGACTTTACCAGATGAAGTCTTAACAAAGGAAGTGGAAGAGCTTATACTAACTGAATCCAAAAAG GTCCTAGAAGATGTGACTGGTGAAGAATTTGTTCTATTTATGAAGATACTGTCTGGGTTAAAAAGCTTACAGACAGTGAGTGGAAGACAGCAACTTGTAGAGTTGGTGGCTGAACAGGCCGACCTAGAACAGACCTTCAATCCCTCGGATCCTGACTGTGTGGACAGGCTCTTACAGTGCACTCGGCAGGCAGTACCCCTCTTCTCT AAAAATGTCCATTCCACAAGGTTTGTGACATATTTCTGTGAGCAGGTTCTCCCTAACCTCGGTACCTTGACTACCCCAGTGGAAGGTCTTGATATACAGTTGGAG GTATTGAAATTGTTGGCGGAGATGAGTTCATTTTGTGGTGACAtggaaaaactagaaacaaatttAAGGAAACTATTTGATAAGTTATTG gAATACATGCCCCTCCCTCCAGAAGAAGCAGAAAATGGAGAGAATGCTGGTAATGAAGAACCCAAGCTACAGTTCAGTTATGTGGAATGTTTGTTGTACAGTTTTCACCAGTTGGGCCGAAAACTTCCAGATTTCTTAACAGCCAAACTGAATGCAGAAAAGCTCAAAGATTTCAAAATCAG GCTGCAGTACTTTGCACGGGGCCTGCAAGTTTATATCAGACAACTTCGCTTAGCTCTCCAGGGTAAAACGGGTGAGGCCTTAAAAACAGAAGAG AACAAGATTAAAGTCGTTGCATTGAAAATAACAAACAATATCAATGTTTTAATCAAG GATCTCTTCCACATTCCTCCTTCTTATAAGAGCACAGTAACACTATCCTGGAAACCTGTACAAAAGGTTGAGATTgg GCAAAAGAGAGCCAGTGAAGATACAACTTCAGGTTCACCACCCAAGAAATCTTCAGCAGGACCAAAAAGAGATGCCAGGCAGATTTATAACCCTCCCAGTGGGAAATATAGCAGCAATTTGGGCAACTTTAATTATG AGCAGAGAGGAGCCTTCAGGGGAAGTAGAGGTGGCCGAGGTTGGGGCACACGAGGAAATCGTAGTCGGGGAAGACTCTACTGA
- the API5 gene encoding apoptosis inhibitor 5 isoform X1, protein MPTVEELYRNYGILADATEQVGQHKDAYQVILDGVKGGTKEKRLAAQFIPKFFKHFPELADSAINAQLDLCEDEDVSIRRQAIKELPQFATGENLPRVADILTQLLQTDDSAEFNLVNNALLSIFKMDAKGTLGGLFSQILQGEDIVRERAIKFLSTKLKTLPDEVLTKEVEELILTESKKVLEDVTGEEFVLFMKILSGLKSLQTVSGRQQLVELVAEQADLEQTFNPSDPDCVDRLLQCTRQAVPLFSKNVHSTRFVTYFCEQVLPNLGTLTTPVEGLDIQLEVLKLLAEMSSFCGDMEKLETNLRKLFDKLLEYMPLPPEEAENGENAGNEEPKLQFSYVECLLYSFHQLGRKLPDFLTAKLNAEKLKDFKIRLQYFARGLQVYIRQLRLALQGKTGEALKTEENKIKVVALKITNNINVLIKDLFHIPPSYKSTVTLSWKPVQKVEIGQKRASEDTTSGSPPKKSSAGPKRDARQIYNPPSGKYSSNLGNFNYERSLQGK, encoded by the exons CATAAAGATGCCTATCAAGTGATACTGGATGGTGTGAAAGGTGGTACTAAGGAAAAACGATTAGCAGCTCAATTTATTCCAAAATTCTTTAAGCATTTTCCAGAATTGGCTGATTCTGCTATCAATGCACAGTTAGACCTCTGTGAGGATGAAGATGTATCT ATTCGACGTCAAGCAATTAAAGAACTGCCTCAATTTGCCACTGGAGAAAATCTTCCTCGAGTGGCAGATATATTAACGCAACTTTTGCAGACAG atgACTCTGCAGAATTTAACCTAGTGAACAATGCCCtgttaagtatatttaaaatggatGCAAAAG GGACTTTAGGTGGGTTGTTCAGCCAAATACTTCAAGGAGAGGACATTGTTAGAGAACGAGCAATTAAATTCCTTTCTACGAAACTTAAGACTTTACCAGATGAAGTCTTAACAAAGGAAGTGGAAGAGCTTATACTAACTGAATCCAAAAAG GTCCTAGAAGATGTGACTGGTGAAGAATTTGTTCTATTTATGAAGATACTGTCTGGGTTAAAAAGCTTACAGACAGTGAGTGGAAGACAGCAACTTGTAGAGTTGGTGGCTGAACAGGCCGACCTAGAACAGACCTTCAATCCCTCGGATCCTGACTGTGTGGACAGGCTCTTACAGTGCACTCGGCAGGCAGTACCCCTCTTCTCT AAAAATGTCCATTCCACAAGGTTTGTGACATATTTCTGTGAGCAGGTTCTCCCTAACCTCGGTACCTTGACTACCCCAGTGGAAGGTCTTGATATACAGTTGGAG GTATTGAAATTGTTGGCGGAGATGAGTTCATTTTGTGGTGACAtggaaaaactagaaacaaatttAAGGAAACTATTTGATAAGTTATTG gAATACATGCCCCTCCCTCCAGAAGAAGCAGAAAATGGAGAGAATGCTGGTAATGAAGAACCCAAGCTACAGTTCAGTTATGTGGAATGTTTGTTGTACAGTTTTCACCAGTTGGGCCGAAAACTTCCAGATTTCTTAACAGCCAAACTGAATGCAGAAAAGCTCAAAGATTTCAAAATCAG GCTGCAGTACTTTGCACGGGGCCTGCAAGTTTATATCAGACAACTTCGCTTAGCTCTCCAGGGTAAAACGGGTGAGGCCTTAAAAACAGAAGAG AACAAGATTAAAGTCGTTGCATTGAAAATAACAAACAATATCAATGTTTTAATCAAG GATCTCTTCCACATTCCTCCTTCTTATAAGAGCACAGTAACACTATCCTGGAAACCTGTACAAAAGGTTGAGATTgg GCAAAAGAGAGCCAGTGAAGATACAACTTCAGGTTCACCACCCAAGAAATCTTCAGCAGGACCAAAAAGAGATGCCAGGCAGATTTATAACCCTCCCAGTGGGAAATATAGCAGCAATTTGGGCAACTTTAATTATG AGAGGAGCCTTCAGGGGAAGTAG